One stretch of Pseudomonadota bacterium DNA includes these proteins:
- a CDS encoding BrnT family toxin, translating into MKHYGWNPEKNEWLKHERGISFEDVVFHIEAGDEVDLFEHPNQETYPRQKISVVVIEGYAYLVPFVESENEIFLKTIIPSRKASKQYVGESDEQT; encoded by the coding sequence ATGAAGCATTATGGGTGGAATCCCGAGAAAAACGAGTGGCTGAAACATGAGCGCGGCATTTCGTTCGAGGATGTGGTGTTCCACATTGAAGCGGGCGACGAGGTGGATCTCTTCGAGCATCCGAACCAGGAGACCTATCCCCGGCAGAAAATTTCTGTGGTTGTGATCGAAGGTTACGCGTACTTAGTGCCGTTCGTTGAATCTGAGAACGAGATCTTTCTGAAGACGATCATTCCGAGCCGCAAGGCGTCCAAACAGTACGTTGGTGAATCCGATGAGCAAACTTGA
- a CDS encoding antitoxin — translation MSKLDPEEKEILEAFERGKLKPVKNRSRELAHHRKVAEATFTKNSRINIRISSKDLRALQKRALAEGMPYQTLVSSVLHKFVEGQIVEPPANKRLQRTR, via the coding sequence ATGAGCAAACTTGATCCAGAAGAGAAAGAGATTCTCGAGGCATTCGAGAGGGGTAAGCTGAAACCAGTGAAGAATCGGTCTCGTGAGTTGGCGCATCATCGCAAAGTTGCCGAGGCGACCTTCACGAAGAACAGCCGCATCAACATCCGTATATCCTCGAAGGATTTACGGGCGCTTCAGAAGCGCGCCTTGGCTGAAGGCATGCCGTATCAAACACTTGTTTCGAGCGTCCTGCACAAGTTTGTCGAGGGACAAATTGTTGAACCGCCGGCTAACAAACGCTTGCAGCGGACGCGCTAA
- a CDS encoding YihY/virulence factor BrkB family protein, with protein MGAALSYYTVFSLAPLLVIVIGIAGLVFGEEAARGAIVEQLQSLIGDEGGRAINELIENAGKTGTGIVATIVGLVTLLVGASGVFVELQDDLDRIWKAPPRVGAGIINFIRARLLTFGMVLAFAFLLLVALVLHAALAALGKYWGGIFEGTEWLLHLINFLISFGVVTVLFAMIYKILPNLKIQWDDVWIGAIATAFLFTLGKFLIGLYLGKSAVASSYGAAGAVVILLIWMYYSAQIFLLGAEFTYLSAHHYGSRISKDEVPASRLPQEQLAGEEIQGEREAPVKRPTGGNVTAEGKSGKGARLGQARLPLD; from the coding sequence ATGGGAGCGGCCCTTTCCTATTACACCGTGTTTTCGCTCGCACCGCTCCTGGTCATCGTGATTGGGATCGCTGGCCTCGTCTTTGGCGAGGAAGCAGCACGGGGAGCTATTGTAGAGCAACTGCAGAGTTTAATTGGCGACGAAGGCGGCAGGGCAATTAATGAGCTGATTGAGAACGCCGGCAAAACGGGAACCGGCATTGTTGCGACGATAGTTGGGCTAGTTACTTTACTCGTCGGTGCATCGGGTGTTTTCGTGGAGCTACAAGATGATCTGGATCGGATTTGGAAAGCGCCACCTAGAGTGGGAGCTGGAATAATAAATTTCATCCGAGCCCGATTGCTCACATTCGGTATGGTCCTCGCATTCGCCTTCCTGCTCTTGGTCGCCCTTGTTTTGCATGCGGCGCTTGCTGCACTCGGAAAGTACTGGGGAGGCATATTCGAGGGGACGGAATGGTTGCTTCACCTCATCAACTTCCTCATATCTTTTGGGGTTGTTACAGTTCTATTTGCGATGATCTATAAGATCCTTCCCAATCTGAAAATCCAATGGGATGACGTATGGATCGGCGCGATTGCAACAGCATTCCTGTTCACCTTAGGAAAATTCTTGATTGGTCTGTACCTCGGCAAAAGCGCTGTTGCCTCCTCTTACGGAGCCGCCGGGGCAGTAGTCATTCTCCTTATCTGGATGTACTACTCAGCTCAGATTTTCCTGCTAGGTGCAGAATTTACCTACCTTTCTGCGCATCACTATGGGTCGCGCATTAGCAAAGATGAAGTCCCTGCGTCTCGCCTGCCCCAGGAGCAGCTGGCAGGAGAGGAAATTCAGGGGGAGCGTGAAGCGCCAGTTAAACGACCTACGGGAGGGAACGTGACAGCTGAGGGGAAAAGCGGAAAAGGAGCCAGGCTTGGCCAAGCTCGATTACCGCTCGATTAA
- a CDS encoding cob(I)yrinic acid a,c-diamide adenosyltransferase → MGHRLSKIYTRTGDRGETGLGDGSRIVKNSLRVEAMGEVDEVNSFVGLLLTRDVPERLRTALCAIQHDLFDLGGELSIPGARVIQEAHVHGLEAVLDGINAGLPPLREFILPGGNEPAALCHIARTVCRRAERRVVALAAAETVNPALVVYLNRLSDLLFVMARALAREHGGSEVYWNRGRKGP, encoded by the coding sequence ATGGGACACCGCCTCTCGAAGATCTACACCCGCACCGGCGATCGGGGCGAGACCGGCCTCGGCGACGGGTCGCGGATCGTCAAGAACAGCCTCCGGGTCGAGGCCATGGGCGAGGTCGATGAAGTCAACAGCTTCGTCGGCCTGCTACTGACCCGCGACGTCCCCGAGCGGCTGCGGACGGCGCTTTGCGCGATCCAGCACGATCTCTTCGACCTTGGCGGCGAGCTCAGCATCCCCGGCGCCCGCGTGATCCAGGAGGCGCACGTGCACGGCCTCGAAGCGGTGCTCGATGGCATCAACGCCGGGCTCCCACCGCTAAGGGAGTTCATCCTCCCCGGCGGGAACGAGCCGGCGGCCCTGTGCCACATCGCGCGCACGGTGTGTCGCCGCGCCGAACGCCGGGTCGTGGCGCTGGCCGCGGCCGAGACCGTCAACCCGGCGCTCGTGGTTTACCTGAACCGGCTCTCGGACCTCTTGTTCGTGATGGCGCGGGCCTTGGCGCGCGAGCACGGTGGCTCCGAGGTGTACTGGAACAGGGGGCGCAAGGGACCGTAA
- a CDS encoding retroviral-like aspartic protease family protein has protein sequence MDLKRIVLYGTLAAHAGVAAARELSVIALFRDKALVEIDGRERLLTAGTGSPEGILLLVSADSNEAVIEIDGRRQIYRLGQHIASRFKTARAQATIRIWPDPTGMYAAPGSINGVPVQFLIDTGATQVAMNKNEARRLGIDYAHTGIEAAVHTASGITRSYQITLREVRVGDIVLAAVPASIIDGDFPKQLLLGNSFLSRIEMRRDGEMMELRKK, from the coding sequence ATGGACCTCAAACGGATCGTCCTCTATGGGACGCTCGCCGCTCATGCCGGTGTGGCCGCGGCTCGAGAGCTCTCGGTGATCGCGCTCTTCAGGGACAAGGCCCTGGTCGAGATCGACGGACGAGAGCGGCTGCTGACCGCGGGCACCGGCAGCCCCGAGGGTATTCTCCTCCTCGTGTCCGCCGACAGCAACGAGGCCGTCATCGAGATCGACGGCCGGCGACAGATCTACCGTCTCGGGCAGCACATCGCCTCCCGGTTCAAGACCGCCAGGGCCCAGGCGACCATACGCATCTGGCCCGATCCCACCGGAATGTATGCCGCGCCGGGCAGCATCAACGGGGTGCCGGTGCAGTTCCTGATCGACACCGGGGCCACCCAGGTGGCCATGAACAAGAACGAGGCGCGTCGCCTCGGGATCGACTACGCGCACACCGGCATCGAGGCGGCCGTCCACACGGCATCGGGCATCACGCGCTCCTACCAAATCACGCTCCGGGAGGTTCGGGTCGGCGACATCGTGCTCGCCGCGGTCCCGGCCTCTATCATCGACGGAGACTTCCCCAAACAATTACTCCTCGGAAACTCCTTCCTGAGCCGCATCGAAATGCGCCGCGACGGCGAGATGATGGAGTTGCGCAAGAAGTAG
- a CDS encoding S4 domain-containing protein, with amino-acid sequence MHQATDTNPIRLDKWLWAARFFKTRALANAAIKGGKVEVNGHKPKPAIHIRPGDDVAIQRGPFEYRVTVERAITRRGPPEEAAALYTEAPESAARRAALAVDLKAAAALHPQALGRPSKRDRRRIIRFTCGPGS; translated from the coding sequence ATGCACCAAGCGACCGACACGAACCCGATACGCCTGGACAAGTGGCTGTGGGCCGCGCGCTTCTTCAAGACCCGAGCGCTGGCGAACGCCGCCATCAAGGGCGGCAAGGTCGAGGTCAACGGCCACAAGCCCAAGCCCGCGATCCACATCCGGCCCGGCGACGATGTGGCGATCCAACGCGGCCCCTTCGAGTACCGGGTGACGGTGGAACGGGCCATCACGAGGCGCGGACCGCCCGAGGAGGCCGCGGCCCTGTACACGGAAGCCCCGGAAAGCGCCGCGCGCCGCGCCGCCCTGGCGGTGGACCTCAAGGCGGCAGCGGCCCTGCACCCCCAAGCGCTCGGACGGCCAAGCAAACGCGACCGCCGCCGCATCATCCGCTTCACCTGCGGACCGGGATCGTAG
- the moaB gene encoding molybdenum cofactor biosynthesis protein B: MADPIVHNEGEPEGAPEGRAGGRGFLALNIAVLTVSDSRTEETDKSGRLLAERLEAAGHRLYEKAIVPDDVYRVRAVVARWCAEEAVHVVITTGGTGVTGRDGTPEAVRPLFDKELEGFGEIFRVISYEDIGGSTIQSRAIAGVSNGTYIFCVPGAAGACATAWDALIQHQLDLRTRPCNLVELMPRLREH; this comes from the coding sequence ATGGCGGATCCAATCGTTCACAACGAGGGCGAGCCGGAGGGTGCCCCGGAAGGCCGTGCCGGTGGGCGCGGTTTCCTGGCGCTCAACATCGCGGTGCTCACGGTCTCCGACAGCCGCACCGAAGAGACCGATAAGTCCGGTCGCTTGCTCGCCGAGCGGCTGGAGGCGGCGGGTCACAGGCTCTATGAGAAGGCGATCGTCCCCGACGATGTCTACCGGGTGCGGGCCGTGGTCGCGCGTTGGTGCGCCGAGGAAGCGGTCCATGTGGTCATCACGACGGGGGGCACCGGGGTCACCGGCCGCGACGGCACGCCGGAGGCCGTGCGCCCGCTCTTCGACAAGGAGCTCGAGGGATTCGGTGAGATCTTCCGGGTGATCTCCTACGAGGACATCGGCGGCTCGACCATTCAGTCGCGGGCCATCGCAGGCGTCTCGAACGGTACCTATATCTTCTGCGTGCCGGGGGCCGCCGGGGCCTGTGCGACCGCCTGGGACGCCTTGATCCAGCACCAACTCGACCTCCGGACGCGGCCCTGCAACCTGGTGGAGCTCATGCCCCGCCTGCGCGAGCATTAA
- a CDS encoding M20 family metallopeptidase, with amino-acid sequence MISARAWDYVEGVWDRSILPALVEYIRIPNKSPAFDPEWQAHGYMDEVVARFVAFAETQPIPGLGIEVVRLAGRTPLIFIDIPGIDIPGIGLPGLDSGAAAPVLLYGHLDKQPEMSGWRPDLGPWLPVMEGDRLYGRGGADDGYAMFAALSAIAALHHDGVPHARCVVIIEACEESGSFDLPFYMEALAPRIGEPELIICLDSGCGNYEQMWCTTSLRGLAGGTLRVEVLSEGVHSGDASGIVPSSFRVIRRLLGRLEDAATGAILPPELHAEIPAERRREARLAAEILGRAVYTKFPLAGRTRPISDDPLGLILNRTWRPALSVVGAEGLPPAENAGNVQRPYTTLKLSVRLPPTCDAEKAARCLKDLCESDPPYAASVCFRPDWAASGWNAPALEPWLADSVAGASERYFGRPAVYMGEGGSIPFMAMLASRYPGAQFLVTGVLGPGSNAHGPNEFLHIPTAKKLTCCIAQVIAEHCRQRGA; translated from the coding sequence ATGATCAGTGCGCGAGCCTGGGACTATGTCGAGGGGGTCTGGGATCGATCTATCCTCCCCGCGCTCGTCGAGTACATCCGCATTCCCAACAAGTCCCCGGCCTTCGATCCCGAATGGCAGGCGCACGGGTACATGGATGAGGTGGTGGCGCGCTTTGTGGCCTTTGCCGAGACACAACCCATCCCGGGTCTCGGTATCGAGGTGGTGCGGCTCGCGGGCCGCACGCCGCTCATTTTCATAGATATACCTGGCATAGACATACCGGGCATCGGACTCCCGGGTTTGGATAGCGGGGCTGCTGCGCCGGTGCTGCTCTACGGCCACCTCGACAAACAGCCGGAGATGAGCGGGTGGCGCCCCGATCTCGGTCCGTGGCTCCCGGTCATGGAGGGCGATCGGCTCTATGGCCGGGGCGGGGCGGACGACGGTTACGCGATGTTCGCGGCCTTGAGCGCCATCGCGGCGCTCCATCACGATGGCGTGCCGCACGCCCGCTGTGTGGTCATCATCGAGGCCTGCGAGGAGAGCGGGAGCTTCGATCTCCCCTTTTATATGGAGGCCCTCGCGCCGCGCATCGGGGAGCCGGAGTTGATCATCTGCCTCGACTCGGGCTGCGGCAACTACGAGCAGATGTGGTGTACGACCTCGCTCCGGGGATTGGCGGGCGGCACCCTGCGCGTCGAGGTGCTGAGCGAAGGGGTACACTCGGGCGATGCGAGCGGCATCGTGCCGTCGAGCTTTCGGGTCATCCGCCGGCTCCTCGGCCGCCTGGAGGACGCGGCGACCGGTGCCATCCTGCCGCCGGAGCTCCATGCCGAGATCCCCGCCGAGCGACGCAGAGAGGCACGGCTGGCCGCCGAGATCCTGGGGCGCGCGGTGTACACGAAGTTCCCGCTCGCGGGCCGCACCCGACCGATCAGCGACGACCCCTTGGGGCTGATTCTGAACCGCACCTGGCGGCCGGCACTGTCCGTGGTCGGCGCCGAAGGACTACCACCGGCCGAGAACGCGGGTAACGTGCAACGGCCCTATACCACACTCAAGCTCTCGGTGCGCCTGCCCCCGACCTGCGATGCCGAAAAGGCCGCTCGCTGCCTCAAAGACCTGTGCGAGTCGGACCCGCCGTATGCCGCGAGCGTGTGTTTCCGCCCGGACTGGGCCGCGAGCGGCTGGAACGCCCCGGCGCTCGAGCCCTGGCTCGCCGACTCAGTCGCCGGTGCCTCCGAGCGCTACTTCGGACGTCCCGCCGTGTACATGGGGGAGGGCGGCTCCATCCCCTTCATGGCCATGCTCGCGTCCCGCTACCCCGGGGCTCAGTTCCTGGTCACCGGGGTCCTGGGGCCCGGTTCCAACGCCCATGGCCCCAACGAGTTCCTGCACATCCCGACGGCCAAGAAGCTCACCTGCTGCATCGCCCAGGTGATCGCCGAACATTGCCGGCAGCGCGGTGCATGA
- a CDS encoding NAD(P)-dependent oxidoreductase — MKAPRVGFIGLGAMGMGMARNLHAAGWLSIVWNRTRERAAALAGELGVAVADEPATLARAAECIVTSVSRDADLAAVVEALLPGVMPGTVVCDTSTVGADTARAWSRRLAERGAHFLDCPVSGGAEGARTGRLAMMVGGEAEVLERVRGPLSAMAATIVHMGPSGSGQATKAVNQIMAAGIAEAVTEALAFGDTMGLSMDKVIEVVSQGAAANWFLSHRGQSMLEGRFVPGFKVALHHKDLLICREMAAAAGGMGLPVVEMTLGDYARLMDEGHGEEDISALIRIKRGPRGPTDLI; from the coding sequence ATGAAGGCACCTAGGGTCGGCTTCATCGGACTCGGGGCCATGGGCATGGGCATGGCCCGTAACCTACACGCGGCCGGTTGGCTCTCGATCGTCTGGAACCGCACCCGCGAGCGCGCAGCGGCGTTGGCCGGCGAGCTCGGGGTGGCCGTCGCCGATGAGCCGGCCACGCTCGCCCGCGCGGCCGAGTGCATCGTGACCTCGGTGTCGCGAGATGCCGATCTCGCCGCGGTGGTCGAGGCGCTCCTGCCCGGGGTCATGCCCGGCACCGTGGTGTGCGATACCTCGACGGTCGGCGCCGACACGGCGCGCGCCTGGTCGCGGCGCCTGGCCGAACGCGGCGCGCATTTCCTCGACTGCCCGGTGTCGGGGGGTGCCGAAGGGGCGCGCACCGGCCGGCTGGCAATGATGGTGGGGGGTGAGGCCGAGGTCCTCGAACGCGTGCGCGGGCCGCTGTCCGCGATGGCCGCCACCATCGTCCACATGGGACCCTCGGGCAGCGGTCAGGCCACCAAGGCGGTCAATCAGATCATGGCGGCCGGTATCGCCGAGGCGGTGACCGAGGCCCTGGCCTTCGGGGACACCATGGGACTTTCCATGGACAAGGTCATCGAGGTCGTGAGCCAGGGTGCGGCGGCCAACTGGTTCCTGAGCCACCGCGGCCAGAGCATGCTGGAGGGCCGCTTCGTCCCCGGCTTCAAGGTCGCCTTGCACCATAAGGACCTCCTGATCTGCCGGGAGATGGCGGCGGCAGCCGGTGGGATGGGGTTGCCCGTGGTCGAGATGACCTTAGGCGACTATGCGCGGCTCATGGACGAGGGGCACGGCGAGGAGGATATCTCGGCGCTCATTCGCATCAAGCGAGGTCCCCGAGGGCCAACTGATCTAATTTAA
- a CDS encoding amidohydrolase — MSERFDPHGRRLPIKLDTTSNGEFLPRPLPHSVRLAKELAHEQAGETARRLGMSRRAFLKSLSGAALTLMAMNETYARAGLRGGYFNVGREAPYEPEAARETLAGQEFIFDIQCHHVNPKGAWRRITNQWTYILRAFPQSDCGDGAIECFSAEHFIREVFLDSDTDMAVLSAVPAAPEDNPLSTADAAATHKLVETLGEKQHRGGHRLLIHGLVHPNLPGAIEDMARQKEEHGVSAWKTYTQWGPEGVGYRLDDPKIGIPFIERARELGVKVICIHKGIPLFNLDYDYSTCRDIGVVARRYPDVSFIVYHSGFEPDRREGPYDPAQAQGGVDSLIKSLQDNEVPPNGNVYAELGTTWRRLMAEPEQAAHVLGKLFRHVGENNVLWGTDSIWYGSPQDQIQAFRAFQIAEAYRAKYGYPEITPALRAKVFGLNAAVPYRVPQEAQRKRRTEDPIGEVKASYAQDPEPSFATAGPKTRAEFLRLYGLSGGRP; from the coding sequence ATGAGCGAACGTTTCGATCCGCACGGTCGGCGCCTGCCGATTAAGCTCGATACGACCTCGAACGGCGAGTTCCTGCCGCGTCCACTCCCGCACAGCGTCCGGCTTGCCAAGGAGCTCGCCCACGAACAGGCGGGCGAGACGGCCCGGAGGCTCGGGATGTCCCGCAGGGCCTTCTTGAAGTCGCTGTCGGGCGCCGCCTTGACGCTCATGGCGATGAACGAGACGTACGCCCGGGCCGGATTGCGCGGCGGATATTTCAACGTGGGGCGCGAGGCGCCTTACGAGCCCGAGGCGGCGCGCGAGACGCTCGCGGGCCAGGAATTCATCTTCGACATCCAGTGCCATCACGTGAACCCCAAGGGCGCGTGGCGGCGCATCACCAACCAATGGACCTATATCCTGCGCGCCTTTCCCCAATCGGACTGTGGGGATGGCGCCATCGAGTGCTTCTCGGCCGAGCACTTCATCCGCGAGGTCTTCCTCGACAGCGACACCGATATGGCGGTGCTGTCGGCCGTGCCGGCCGCGCCCGAGGACAATCCGCTCTCGACCGCCGACGCCGCGGCGACGCACAAGCTCGTCGAGACCCTCGGTGAAAAACAACACCGTGGGGGCCACCGGCTCCTCATCCATGGCCTCGTCCACCCGAACCTCCCGGGGGCGATCGAGGACATGGCGCGGCAGAAAGAAGAGCACGGCGTCTCGGCCTGGAAGACCTATACCCAGTGGGGGCCGGAGGGCGTGGGCTACCGGCTCGATGACCCGAAGATCGGCATCCCCTTCATCGAGCGGGCGCGCGAGCTGGGGGTCAAGGTCATCTGCATCCACAAGGGGATCCCGCTCTTCAACCTCGACTATGACTACTCGACCTGCCGCGACATCGGCGTGGTCGCGCGCCGCTACCCGGATGTGAGCTTCATCGTCTACCACTCGGGTTTCGAGCCCGATCGCCGCGAGGGCCCTTATGACCCTGCCCAGGCCCAGGGGGGCGTCGATTCCCTGATCAAGTCCCTGCAAGACAACGAGGTGCCGCCCAACGGCAACGTCTACGCCGAGCTTGGCACCACCTGGCGCCGGTTGATGGCAGAGCCCGAGCAGGCCGCCCACGTGCTCGGCAAGCTCTTCAGGCACGTGGGCGAGAACAACGTGCTGTGGGGGACCGATTCCATCTGGTACGGCAGCCCCCAGGACCAGATCCAGGCCTTCCGAGCGTTCCAGATCGCCGAGGCGTACCGGGCGAAATACGGTTATCCCGAGATCACCCCGGCGCTCAGGGCCAAGGTCTTCGGCTTGAATGCGGCCGTGCCCTATCGGGTACCGCAAGAGGCACAACGGAAGCGCCGCACCGAAGACCCCATCGGCGAGGTCAAGGCGAGCTATGCACAAGACCCGGAGCCGAGCTTCGCGACCGCTGGGCCCAAGACCCGCGCGGAGTTTTTGCGCCTTTACGGGCTGTCCGGGGGCAGACCGTGA
- a CDS encoding M48 family metallopeptidase — MGLTPEQEVAMGVQVAPEMARRFGGVDRDERLRQTVKAVGEKIVAQSIAAQSGYPFDFHVLADDQTVNAFALPGGQIFITVALLERLKTDERLAGVLSHEVGHVIARHSAERLAEEKLTQGLTGAVVMGSGSYEMAQVAQLVGGLIHMKYGRADEIEADKLGLCLMNQAGYRPAALVDVMRILAEAGGGSPLPEFASTHPHPKNRAKKIQAYIEDLNGTCAFGLAPPSP; from the coding sequence GTGGGGCTGACACCCGAGCAAGAAGTCGCAATGGGCGTGCAGGTAGCCCCCGAGATGGCGCGCCGCTTCGGTGGCGTTGACCGAGACGAGCGCTTGCGGCAGACCGTCAAGGCCGTTGGGGAGAAAATCGTCGCGCAGAGCATCGCCGCCCAGAGCGGCTACCCGTTTGATTTTCACGTCCTCGCCGATGATCAGACGGTGAACGCGTTCGCGCTCCCGGGCGGGCAGATCTTCATCACCGTCGCGCTCTTGGAGCGGCTCAAGACCGACGAGCGGCTGGCCGGGGTCTTGAGCCATGAGGTCGGGCACGTGATCGCGAGGCACTCTGCCGAACGCCTCGCCGAGGAGAAGCTTACCCAGGGGCTCACCGGTGCCGTCGTGATGGGCTCAGGCTCCTACGAGATGGCTCAGGTCGCGCAACTGGTTGGTGGCTTGATCCATATGAAATACGGGCGTGCAGACGAAATTGAGGCTGACAAGCTCGGCCTATGTCTGATGAACCAGGCGGGATATCGCCCCGCCGCGCTCGTCGATGTCATGCGGATCCTCGCGGAAGCAGGAGGCGGCTCACCGCTTCCCGAGTTCGCGAGCACCCACCCCCATCCGAAAAATCGCGCGAAAAAGATCCAAGCCTATATCGAGGATTTGAACGGGACGTGCGCCTTTGGCTTGGCACCACCGTCGCCCTAA
- a CDS encoding DUF4407 domain-containing protein — MKSARKAVLRQMMDWRAAIIAGIIAGMVYLVINMWLASKYLGNANVPLQLSAALVMGKSVLPPAEGIASGTYLAGFLIHMSVSVFFTCVIAFCLYRWGIWIGILGGALFGLALYSISYYGIAAWLPWLSPMRGWIMGVSHLVFGAVAGGVYEALERDRFTPVPH, encoded by the coding sequence ATGAAAAGCGCCCGAAAAGCCGTGCTGCGGCAAATGATGGACTGGCGAGCGGCGATCATTGCCGGGATCATCGCGGGGATGGTGTATCTGGTGATTAACATGTGGCTGGCGAGCAAGTATCTCGGCAACGCTAATGTTCCACTACAGCTCTCGGCCGCGCTGGTAATGGGCAAGTCGGTTTTGCCTCCTGCAGAAGGCATTGCGTCAGGGACCTATCTCGCGGGGTTTCTGATCCATATGTCGGTGTCAGTCTTCTTCACCTGCGTCATCGCTTTCTGCCTGTATCGCTGGGGGATCTGGATCGGGATCCTGGGCGGGGCGCTCTTTGGCCTGGCGCTTTACAGCATTAGTTACTACGGCATCGCCGCATGGCTTCCGTGGTTGTCACCCATGCGCGGGTGGATCATGGGTGTGAGTCACCTTGTGTTCGGTGCCGTCGCGGGTGGCGTCTACGAGGCACTCGAGCGGGACCGTTTCACGCCCGTGCCGCACTGA
- the pgeF gene encoding peptidoglycan editing factor PgeF: MHGPADEKNGVAAGAFVLPEWPARETIGALTTTRRGGHSPGPYGGFNLALHVGDDPEVVLANRGALVSRLGLPRSPRWLHQVHGARVIDAADAGADPEADGAWTSVPGVACAVLTADCLPILLCDRAGTRVAALHCGWRGIAKGVIAAGIAALAHPPDGLLAWLGPAIGADRYEVDGAVRDAFTGSSADLAEAFSPSRPGHWHLDLYRAARLRLGTLGVRAVYGGGYCTHAEPDRFYSHRRDGVTGRMASLIWVRR; the protein is encoded by the coding sequence ATGCACGGCCCCGCGGATGAAAAAAACGGCGTGGCCGCGGGCGCGTTCGTGCTGCCCGAGTGGCCGGCGCGGGAGACCATAGGGGCGCTCACGACCACACGCCGGGGCGGGCATAGTCCGGGACCGTATGGCGGGTTCAATCTCGCCCTGCACGTCGGTGACGATCCCGAGGTCGTGCTGGCCAACCGCGGCGCGCTGGTATCCCGCCTCGGATTACCCCGATCGCCGCGCTGGCTCCACCAGGTACACGGCGCCCGGGTGATCGATGCCGCCGACGCCGGCGCCGATCCCGAGGCCGACGGGGCGTGGACCTCGGTCCCCGGTGTGGCCTGTGCGGTCCTGACCGCCGACTGCCTGCCGATCCTTCTATGCGACCGCGCCGGGACCCGGGTCGCCGCGCTCCACTGCGGCTGGCGCGGGATCGCGAAAGGCGTGATCGCCGCGGGGATCGCGGCGCTGGCCCATCCCCCGGACGGGCTCTTGGCCTGGCTGGGTCCAGCGATCGGGGCGGACCGTTACGAAGTCGATGGAGCGGTACGGGACGCCTTCACCGGTTCCAGCGCGGACCTCGCCGAGGCCTTTTCCCCGTCGCGGCCGGGGCACTGGCACCTGGACCTCTACCGGGCGGCGCGTTTGAGGCTCGGTACGTTGGGCGTGCGGGCCGTCTATGGGGGTGGGTACTGCACTCATGCAGAGCCCGATCGGTTCTACTCCCACCGCCGTGACGGCGTGACGGGGCGCATGGCGAGCCTCATCTGGGTCCGCCGGTGA
- the rluD gene encoding 23S rRNA pseudouridine(1911/1915/1917) synthase RluD: protein MRAVIPVTLAGLRSDQALAWVFPEYSRTTLKSWILAGRVQVDGRCVEPRHVVSGGEAVEVAPPPPSATLSIFGREHPEAIPIEVIHEDPEIRVVNKPAGLVVHPGAGNRDGTLLNALLHLDPGLAALPRAGIVHRLDKDTSGLLAIARSARAYQSLVAQLKARRITREYQGIVSGAMVAGGSVEAAIGRHPVHRTRMTVVERGGKPALTHYRVIQRFRLHTHVRITLESGRTHQIRVHMAHVHYPLVGDPVYGGRVRLPRGAAPALIQALREFPRQALHAARLALGHPATGATLSFAAPLPADMEALIALLTEDAERAGPVDARPRG from the coding sequence ATGCGCGCCGTGATCCCCGTCACCTTGGCCGGGCTGCGCTCGGATCAGGCCCTGGCCTGGGTGTTCCCTGAGTACTCCCGCACCACGCTCAAGTCCTGGATCCTCGCGGGCCGGGTGCAGGTCGATGGGCGGTGCGTAGAGCCGCGGCACGTCGTCAGCGGCGGGGAGGCAGTCGAGGTGGCACCGCCACCCCCCTCCGCCACCTTATCTATCTTTGGCCGCGAGCACCCCGAGGCCATCCCCATCGAGGTCATCCACGAAGACCCCGAGATCCGGGTCGTGAACAAGCCGGCCGGCCTCGTCGTGCATCCGGGGGCTGGGAACCGCGACGGGACCTTGCTGAATGCGCTCCTGCACCTCGATCCCGGCCTCGCCGCACTGCCCCGGGCCGGGATCGTCCACCGGCTGGACAAGGACACCTCCGGCTTGCTGGCCATCGCCCGCAGCGCGCGAGCCTATCAAAGCCTGGTCGCCCAGCTCAAGGCCCGCCGGATCACCCGCGAGTACCAGGGGATCGTGAGCGGTGCCATGGTCGCGGGTGGCTCCGTCGAGGCTGCTATCGGGCGGCATCCGGTGCACCGGACACGGATGACGGTCGTGGAACGGGGCGGCAAGCCGGCCTTGACCCATTATCGCGTGATCCAGCGCTTTCGCTTGCACACCCACGTGCGGATCACCCTGGAGAGCGGGCGTACCCATCAGATCCGGGTCCACATGGCCCATGTGCACTACCCGCTGGTGGGCGATCCCGTGTACGGCGGTCGCGTACGCCTGCCGCGCGGGGCCGCTCCGGCCCTGATCCAGGCGCTCCGTGAATTCCCGCGACAGGCCCTGCACGCCGCCCGCTTGGCGCTGGGGCATCCGGCGACGGGAGCGACACTATCGTTTGCGGCGCCGCTGCCGGCCGACATGGAGGCGCTCATCGCGCTCTTGACGGAAGACGCGGAGCGAGCTGGGCCGGTCGATGCACGGCCCCGCGGATGA